In the genome of Pichia kudriavzevii chromosome 4, complete sequence, one region contains:
- a CDS encoding uncharacterized protein (PKUD0D00270; similar to Saccharomyces cerevisiae YNL190W; ancestral locus Anc_2.62) gives MKFSTVLNSALLATAVCAEAEAHTPTTTVTVVKSGAEVTHKFGRFNNTHHETTTSSSSTGTHKFGRFNNTHHETTSSSSSTGTHKFGRFNNTHHETTSSSTSTGTHKFGRFNNTHHETTSSSTSTGTHKFGRFNNTHHETTSSSTSTGTHKFGKFNNTHHEQTTTTVYEGAAANAAVNPFVMKNSVVAWSAGAVGCAAAALLL, from the coding sequence ATGAAGTTCTCAACTGTCTTAAACTCTGCACTGTTAGCAACTGCAGTTTGTGCTGAAGCAGAAGCACACACTCCAACCACAACTGTCACTGTTGTGAAATCTGGTGCTGAAGTCACTCACAAGTTTGGTAGATTCAACAACACTCACCATGAAACAACcacttcttcctcttctaCTGGTACCCATAAGTTTGGTAGATTCAACAACACTCACCATGAAACaacctcttcttcctcttccaCTGGTACCCATAAGTTTGGTAGATTCAACAACACTCACCATGAAACAACCTCTTCTTCTACCTCAACCGGTACTCACAAGTTTGGTAGATTCAACAACACCCACCATGAAACAACCTCTTCTTCTACCTCAACCGGTACTCACAAGTTTGGTAGATTCAACAACACCCACCATGAAACAACCTCTTCTTCTACATCGACCGGTACTCACAAGTTTGGTAAATTTAACAACACACATCATGAACAAACTACCACCACTGTCTACGAAGGCGCTGCAGCTAACGCAGCAGTCAATCCTTTTGTtatgaaaaattcagttGTTGCTTGGTCTGCTGGAGCTGTTGGTTGTGCAGCAGCAGCATTATTATTATAA